The proteins below come from a single uncultured delta proteobacterium genomic window:
- the ziaA gene encoding Zinc-transporting ATPase, with amino-acid sequence MKTSACPCCAEDGGSCAVPQPRDAHDQDHGHEHGSEGMSPRQEAAMLVVSGIFFALVLVFEDALTARFGPWAAPLLFAGPYIACGWSVFKVAGKLILDRDVMNEFTLMAGATVVAVGLGQYAEAVGVMLFYRIGEFFQELASERSRDSIQSLLASKPSKAHVLCGDDVVTMDVEDVRAGDSVVIRAGESVPLDGVVVSGATHLDQSPLTGESVPVAVAEGDAVLGGSLNTGGVITVRATAVFADTHMARVLEMVQNAAKNKAPTERFMTRFARYYTPAVVALAALVAVLPPLVGGADWHTWIYRALVLLVISCPCALVISIPLSYFAGIGAASRKGILVKGGVVLDGLSHIKSVVFDKTGTLTSGAFAVTRIAPQPGVSEDELLLAAALAESESNHPVARAVMAKVGSGFTRPSGLVVEEVPGKGMRATAGGVTYLAGSARLLRDAGLPVPEVAAAGALVFIVRDGVYCGYLEVTDTVKPEAGEAVAALRARGLKTFMLSGDRREAVAAVAATVGVDGYEAELLPEGKVEALSRLADRETAAFVGDGINDAPILALSRVGIAMGGVGAEAAVEAADAVILNDSPAQIVRLFNLGDKVRGIVWQNIGMALGIKLLFMGLGICGLSGLWEAVFADVGVALLAVLNATRAMRV; translated from the coding sequence ATGAAAACATCCGCCTGCCCTTGCTGCGCCGAGGATGGAGGCAGTTGCGCGGTGCCGCAACCGCGGGACGCGCACGATCAGGACCACGGCCACGAACACGGCTCCGAGGGGATGTCCCCCCGGCAGGAAGCCGCCATGCTCGTTGTTTCAGGGATATTTTTCGCTCTGGTGCTGGTGTTCGAGGATGCGCTGACGGCCCGCTTCGGCCCCTGGGCCGCGCCCCTTCTGTTCGCCGGGCCGTATATCGCGTGCGGCTGGTCCGTTTTCAAGGTCGCGGGCAAGTTGATCCTGGACCGCGACGTCATGAACGAGTTCACCCTCATGGCCGGGGCGACCGTGGTCGCCGTGGGCCTGGGGCAATACGCCGAAGCCGTGGGTGTCATGCTGTTTTACCGGATCGGCGAATTTTTTCAGGAACTGGCCTCGGAACGGTCCCGCGATTCCATCCAGAGCCTGCTGGCCTCAAAGCCGAGCAAGGCCCATGTCCTGTGCGGCGACGACGTGGTCACCATGGACGTGGAAGACGTGCGGGCAGGCGACTCCGTGGTCATCCGGGCCGGGGAGAGCGTACCGCTGGACGGGGTGGTCGTTTCCGGCGCCACCCATCTTGACCAGTCCCCGCTGACCGGGGAGTCCGTGCCGGTGGCCGTGGCCGAAGGCGATGCCGTGCTCGGCGGGTCCCTCAACACCGGCGGGGTCATCACGGTCAGGGCCACGGCCGTGTTCGCGGATACGCACATGGCCCGCGTTCTGGAAATGGTGCAGAACGCGGCCAAAAACAAGGCCCCGACGGAACGGTTCATGACGCGGTTCGCCCGCTATTACACGCCCGCCGTCGTGGCGCTCGCCGCGCTGGTGGCCGTGCTGCCCCCCCTCGTCGGCGGGGCGGACTGGCATACCTGGATTTACCGCGCCCTGGTGCTGCTCGTCATTTCTTGCCCCTGCGCGCTGGTCATCTCCATCCCGCTCAGCTATTTCGCCGGTATCGGCGCGGCGTCGCGCAAGGGCATTCTGGTCAAGGGCGGGGTGGTGCTCGACGGGCTTTCCCATATCAAATCCGTGGTGTTCGACAAAACCGGCACCCTGACCAGCGGCGCATTCGCGGTCACGCGCATCGCGCCGCAGCCGGGCGTCAGTGAGGACGAGCTGCTGCTGGCCGCCGCGCTGGCGGAATCGGAGTCGAACCACCCGGTGGCCAGGGCCGTTATGGCAAAAGTGGGGAGCGGGTTCACCCGGCCTTCCGGCCTGGTTGTGGAAGAGGTGCCGGGCAAGGGCATGCGCGCGACGGCGGGCGGAGTCACCTATCTTGCCGGGTCGGCGAGGCTTCTGCGGGACGCGGGCTTGCCCGTGCCGGAGGTTGCCGCCGCCGGGGCTCTCGTGTTCATCGTCCGGGACGGCGTCTATTGCGGCTATCTCGAAGTGACGGACACGGTCAAGCCCGAGGCCGGGGAGGCGGTCGCCGCGCTGCGGGCGCGGGGGCTGAAGACTTTCATGCTGAGCGGCGACCGGCGCGAGGCCGTCGCCGCCGTGGCGGCAACGGTGGGCGTGGATGGGTACGAGGCCGAACTGCTGCCCGAGGGCAAGGTGGAAGCCCTTTCCCGGCTGGCGGATAGGGAAACCGCCGCCTTTGTGGGCGACGGCATCAACGACGCCCCCATCCTGGCGCTTTCCCGCGTGGGCATAGCCATGGGCGGGGTGGGCGCGGAAGCCGCCGTGGAAGCGGCGGACGCGGTCATCCTGAACGATTCCCCGGCCCAGATTGTCAGGCTGTTCAACCTCGGGGACAAGGTGCGGGGCATCGTCTGGCAGAATATCGGCATGGCGCTGGGCATCAAGCTGCTCTTCATGGGGCTCGGCATCTGCGGGCTCTCCGGGCTGTGGGAAGCGGTTTTCGCGGACGTGGGCGTGGCCCTTCTCGCGGTGCTCAACGCAACGAGGGCCATGCGCGTGTAG
- a CDS encoding hypothetical protein (Evidence 5 : No homology to any previously reported sequences): MVDAIVVGLIVLAAAGYLVYRYVFKKSGGCSCGCGGGCGGDSGKSCGSASVSACCQK; encoded by the coding sequence ATGGTTGACGCAATTGTCGTGGGGCTGATCGTTTTGGCAGCCGCCGGATATCTTGTCTACCGGTATGTGTTTAAAAAGTCGGGGGGCTGCTCCTGCGGTTGTGGGGGCGGTTGCGGGGGCGATTCCGGGAAAAGCTGCGGCAGCGCTTCAGTGTCGGCCTGCTGCCAGAAGTAA
- a CDS encoding ArsR family Bacterial regulatory protein yields the protein MFDFMTVAKALTDENRVRILMALRDREMCVCQVTGFLDLSPSTTSKHLSILKQARLIESRKKGKWVYYRLADGKNPIVQGALAWVVAGIGDSPVVREDARRIEDILERERALCGAMGSDTDTFHSLEIHTLSDPDMDALSTEEN from the coding sequence ATGTTCGACTTTATGACTGTTGCGAAGGCGCTCACGGACGAAAACCGCGTCCGCATCCTGATGGCCCTGCGCGACCGCGAGATGTGCGTCTGCCAGGTGACCGGTTTTCTGGATCTTTCGCCGTCCACCACCTCCAAGCATTTGTCCATTTTGAAACAGGCCCGGCTTATCGAGAGCCGGAAAAAAGGGAAATGGGTTTACTACCGTCTGGCGGACGGCAAGAACCCGATCGTACAGGGCGCGTTGGCCTGGGTGGTCGCCGGTATCGGCGATTCCCCGGTCGTGCGCGAGGACGCCCGCCGCATCGAAGATATCCTGGAGCGCGAGCGCGCGTTGTGCGGCGCCATGGGCTCGGATACGGATACATTCCACTCGCTTGAAATACATACTCTTTCCGATCCGGATATGGATGCCCTGTCCACAGAGGAGAACTGA
- a CDS encoding Ferrous iron transport protein B: protein MKSVTVALAGNPNAGKTTMFNAITGARQHVGNYPGITVEKKTGEAEVDGETIAVVDLPGTYSLTAYSQEEVVARRMLVEEKPDVVLHVIDAGALERNLYLTVQLLELGIPVVIALNMMDEVRRRGDSIDTKGLSRLLDIPVVETVGRNGVGVMEALRTAIAVGKANRGKPWASRNISYGTDIDPVLAAMTREIEEDLAAGGKAEDTVYPARWLALKFLENDPAIREAGLLSNALIGRLDGAYSELARHLAGTLQTYPEATIADFRYGYIAGVLRREIVVRHADVHARRNLSDKVDTYLTHNLLGILLMAAVFYCVYVIAFSVGSIPMDWVDGFFGWLGDTVSAALPDGLLKSLLVSGIINGVGGIMTFVPLIFIMFLLIAFLEDVGYMARIAYMLDRVFRYFGLHGSSIMPYMISGGIAGGCAVPGVMATRTLRSPKEKLATMLTLPYMACGAKIPVFLLLVGAFFAEENQAAIMLSITLAGWIIALLAARVLRSTIISGPPTPFVMELPPYRLPTMRGLLLHTWERGWQYLKKAGTIILAISIVLWALLTFPALPDDVAQGYAAKITAAEEKAEVAEKALAAATEADKEELAEALEKAKGAVDELKNEENGERLRNSIAGRIGAVFEPVSQYAGFDWRTNIALLGGFAAKEVLVSTMGTAYSLGEVDPEEATPLSEKIKADPHWNKANAASLIIFVLIYAPCVVTIAAIRSETASWGWALFSLISSTVLAYGLAVAVFQIGKALL from the coding sequence ATGAAATCTGTGACCGTGGCTCTGGCGGGCAACCCGAACGCCGGCAAAACTACCATGTTCAACGCCATCACCGGCGCGCGGCAGCATGTGGGGAACTACCCGGGCATCACCGTTGAGAAGAAGACGGGCGAAGCCGAGGTCGACGGAGAAACCATCGCCGTTGTGGACCTTCCCGGCACGTATTCCCTGACTGCCTACAGCCAGGAAGAAGTTGTGGCCCGCCGGATGCTGGTCGAGGAAAAGCCCGATGTGGTGCTGCACGTGATCGACGCGGGAGCGCTCGAGCGCAATCTGTATCTGACGGTGCAACTGCTCGAGTTGGGCATTCCGGTCGTTATCGCTCTCAACATGATGGACGAAGTGCGCAGGCGCGGGGATTCCATTGACACCAAAGGTCTTTCCCGCCTTTTGGATATTCCGGTGGTGGAAACCGTGGGCCGCAACGGCGTGGGCGTGATGGAAGCCCTGCGTACGGCGATAGCCGTGGGCAAGGCAAACAGGGGCAAGCCCTGGGCCTCCAGAAACATCTCCTACGGTACGGATATCGACCCGGTGCTCGCGGCCATGACCCGCGAGATCGAGGAAGACCTGGCCGCCGGCGGCAAGGCGGAGGATACGGTGTATCCGGCCCGCTGGCTGGCCCTGAAATTTTTGGAAAACGACCCCGCGATCCGGGAAGCCGGTCTTCTTTCCAACGCGCTCATCGGCAGGCTCGACGGCGCGTATTCCGAACTGGCCCGCCATCTTGCCGGTACGCTCCAGACCTATCCGGAAGCGACCATCGCCGACTTCCGCTACGGATATATCGCCGGGGTGCTGCGCCGGGAAATCGTCGTGCGCCACGCGGACGTGCATGCCCGGCGCAATCTTTCCGACAAGGTGGATACCTACCTTACGCACAACCTTCTCGGCATTCTGCTGATGGCGGCGGTTTTTTACTGCGTCTACGTCATCGCCTTTTCGGTGGGCTCCATTCCCATGGACTGGGTGGACGGGTTCTTCGGCTGGCTGGGGGATACCGTAAGCGCGGCGCTGCCCGACGGGCTGTTGAAATCCCTGCTCGTGTCCGGGATCATCAACGGGGTCGGCGGCATCATGACTTTCGTGCCGTTGATCTTCATCATGTTCCTGCTCATCGCCTTCCTGGAGGACGTGGGGTACATGGCCCGCATCGCCTATATGCTGGACAGGGTTTTCCGCTATTTCGGCCTGCACGGCTCCTCCATCATGCCGTATATGATCAGCGGCGGCATCGCGGGCGGCTGCGCCGTGCCGGGCGTTATGGCGACGCGCACCCTGCGCAGCCCCAAAGAAAAACTGGCAACCATGCTGACCTTGCCGTACATGGCCTGCGGCGCGAAGATTCCGGTCTTCCTCCTGCTTGTCGGGGCCTTTTTCGCCGAGGAGAACCAGGCGGCCATCATGCTGAGCATTACCTTGGCGGGCTGGATCATCGCCCTGCTGGCGGCCAGGGTGCTCAGGTCCACCATCATTTCCGGCCCGCCCACGCCCTTTGTCATGGAGCTGCCGCCGTACCGGCTGCCGACGATGCGCGGCCTGCTCCTGCACACCTGGGAACGCGGCTGGCAGTACCTGAAAAAAGCCGGGACCATCATCCTTGCCATCTCTATCGTGCTCTGGGCGCTCCTGACCTTCCCGGCCCTGCCTGACGACGTGGCCCAGGGCTACGCCGCCAAGATCACGGCCGCCGAGGAAAAGGCCGAAGTCGCTGAAAAGGCCCTGGCTGCCGCCACGGAAGCGGACAAGGAAGAGCTTGCCGAGGCCCTGGAGAAAGCCAAGGGCGCTGTTGACGAGTTGAAAAACGAAGAAAACGGGGAACGGCTCCGCAATTCCATCGCCGGGCGCATCGGCGCCGTGTTCGAACCGGTGAGCCAATACGCCGGGTTCGACTGGCGGACGAACATTGCCCTGCTGGGCGGGTTCGCGGCCAAGGAAGTGCTCGTCTCCACCATGGGCACCGCGTATTCCCTCGGCGAAGTGGATCCGGAAGAGGCGACGCCGCTCAGCGAAAAGATCAAGGCCGACCCGCACTGGAATAAAGCCAATGCCGCGAGCCTCATCATCTTCGTGCTGATTTACGCCCCGTGCGTGGTGACCATCGCGGCCATCCGTTCGGAAACCGCCAGCTGGGGCTGGGCGCTGTTCAGCCTTATCAGCAGCACGGTGCTGGCCTACGGGCTTGCCGTGGCCGTTTTCCAGATCGGCAAAGCGCTGTTGTAG
- a CDS encoding exported hypothetical protein (Evidence 5 : No homology to any previously reported sequences) codes for MMLRQRTGFASVMDQRVHSLRKSGTLPCLTTNWPPRRASAQESVSRVREISYGDRKVTNASTPPLDNVHHWAYFVI; via the coding sequence GTGATGCTGCGTCAGCGCACCGGATTTGCTTCGGTCATGGACCAAAGAGTCCACTCCCTACGCAAATCCGGCACGCTTCCTTGCCTGACGACGAACTGGCCCCCCCGCCGCGCGTCGGCTCAGGAAAGCGTGAGCCGCGTCAGGGAAATTTCTTATGGAGACAGGAAGGTAACGAATGCCTCCACTCCGCCTCTTGACAATGTTCATCATTGGGCATATTTCGTCATATAA
- a CDS encoding FeoA family protein produces MRMEQSGSTINLRQMRVGQTAVIAAVAAQGELGRRIRDMGIVPGAAVEIVGRAPLKDPVALRLQGFTLTLRNNEADWITVTPRD; encoded by the coding sequence ATGAGAATGGAACAGAGCGGCTCGACTATCAATTTGCGCCAGATGCGCGTGGGGCAAACGGCAGTCATTGCCGCCGTCGCGGCCCAGGGCGAACTTGGCCGCCGTATCCGCGATATGGGAATAGTTCCCGGCGCGGCCGTGGAAATTGTGGGCCGCGCCCCGCTGAAAGATCCCGTGGCCTTGCGGCTGCAAGGTTTTACCCTGACATTACGCAACAACGAGGCGGACTGGATAACTGTAACGCCCCGGGATTAA
- a CDS encoding Amidophosphoribosyltransferase, translated as MGGIFGIAQKGECVSELFYGTDYLSHLGTKRGGMAVAGPAGFNWKIHRLESSYFRTKLEPSLRSFSGNLGLGAISDTDAQPLTFTSHLGRFSVASVGKITNSAELAQKANESHCFFSGASDGHVRPTEIIAMLLSAEKTFEDGIRAVHEQVKGSCTFAIMTPKGIYACRDKLGRTPLALGKSPDGYALSSESSAFLNLGYTPLRDLGPGEAVFITPDGVETRIAPGDTMQICSFLWVYYGYPSSDYEGVNVEAFRYRCGACLGQEDDVEADFAGGIPDSGIGHAVGYANSRHLPYQRPIVKYTPTWPRSFMPQNQESRDLVAKMKLIPNRTLIEGKSMVFLDDSIVRGTQLRDNAKILYQYGAKAVHMRIACPVLVYPCEFLNFSSSRSALELIGLKAIAALEGGTVKDIQRYVDANDPKNAAMVEWIRNKLDLSSLKFQKMDNMVKAVGLPKEKLCTHCWDGSSYGI; from the coding sequence ATGGGCGGCATTTTCGGCATAGCGCAAAAAGGCGAATGTGTTTCCGAGCTGTTTTACGGAACGGATTATCTTTCCCACCTGGGGACCAAACGCGGGGGCATGGCCGTGGCGGGCCCTGCGGGATTTAACTGGAAAATCCACCGGCTGGAATCCAGCTATTTCCGCACCAAGCTCGAGCCGAGTCTCCGCTCGTTTTCCGGCAACCTCGGCCTCGGCGCCATCAGCGACACCGACGCCCAGCCGCTGACCTTCACCTCCCACCTCGGCCGCTTTTCCGTCGCCTCGGTCGGCAAGATCACCAACAGCGCGGAGCTGGCCCAGAAGGCCAACGAATCGCACTGTTTTTTCAGCGGCGCGTCCGACGGGCACGTGCGGCCCACGGAAATCATCGCCATGCTGCTCAGCGCGGAAAAGACGTTTGAGGACGGCATCCGCGCGGTGCACGAGCAGGTCAAAGGGTCCTGCACGTTCGCCATCATGACGCCCAAAGGCATTTACGCCTGCCGCGACAAGCTCGGCAGAACGCCCCTTGCGCTCGGGAAAAGCCCGGACGGGTACGCCCTGTCTTCGGAATCCAGCGCCTTTCTCAACCTCGGCTACACGCCCCTGCGGGATCTGGGGCCGGGCGAGGCCGTGTTTATCACCCCGGACGGCGTGGAAACGCGCATCGCGCCCGGCGACACAATGCAGATCTGCTCCTTCCTCTGGGTCTATTACGGCTACCCCTCCTCCGATTACGAAGGCGTCAACGTGGAAGCGTTCCGCTACCGTTGCGGCGCCTGTCTCGGCCAAGAGGATGACGTGGAAGCGGATTTCGCCGGCGGCATCCCGGATTCCGGCATCGGGCACGCGGTCGGGTACGCCAACAGCCGCCACCTCCCCTATCAGCGGCCCATTGTGAAGTACACGCCCACCTGGCCGCGCAGTTTCATGCCGCAGAACCAGGAGTCCCGCGATCTGGTGGCCAAGATGAAGCTCATCCCCAACCGGACCCTGATCGAAGGCAAGAGCATGGTCTTTCTGGACGACTCCATCGTCCGGGGCACCCAGCTCAGGGACAACGCCAAAATACTTTACCAATACGGGGCCAAAGCCGTGCACATGCGGATCGCCTGCCCGGTGCTGGTCTATCCTTGCGAGTTCCTCAACTTCTCCTCCTCCCGGTCCGCTCTCGAGCTTATCGGCCTCAAAGCCATCGCGGCCCTCGAAGGCGGAACGGTCAAGGATATCCAGCGCTACGTGGATGCCAACGACCCCAAAAACGCGGCCATGGTGGAATGGATCCGGAACAAGCTGGATCTCTCCTCCCTCAAGTTCCAGAAAATGGACAACATGGTCAAAGCCGTGGGTCTGCCCAAGGAAAAGCTCTGCACCCACTGCTGGGACGGGTCCAGCTACGGGATTTGA
- a CDS encoding FeoA family protein (modular protein): MCPDFDQGPACGAEGGLSPASEACPRGNGGCRLRDLPDGVRTHVRELRGCQRLRSRLYSLGLVPGTEIIVRGQGDTGCRIEVRDTCVVLDCESAANIVCDEVGGGRDAPDPCRGASLQTLFGRHARGRKGERHG; this comes from the coding sequence ATGTGCCCAGATTTCGATCAAGGCCCGGCATGCGGCGCGGAAGGCGGGCTTTCCCCGGCTTCCGAAGCGTGCCCGCGCGGGAACGGCGGGTGCCGGTTGCGTGATCTTCCGGACGGCGTGCGGACGCATGTGCGTGAGCTGCGGGGATGCCAGCGCCTTCGCTCCAGGTTGTATTCCCTGGGGCTTGTTCCGGGCACGGAAATAATTGTGCGGGGGCAGGGCGATACCGGCTGCCGCATCGAGGTGCGCGACACCTGCGTGGTGCTTGATTGCGAGAGCGCGGCCAATATCGTGTGCGACGAGGTCGGCGGCGGGCGAGACGCCCCAGACCCGTGCCGGGGCGCGTCCCTGCAAACGCTGTTCGGGCGTCATGCGCGGGGCCGCAAAGGAGAAAGACATGGTTGA
- a CDS encoding Malonyl CoA-acyl carrier protein transacylase, with translation MPTPTAILFPGQGSQESGMGRDLAEASREAMDTWKQAERASGLELRAIYWEGEDGAMADTRALQPALTVVNLNLWRVLSGKITPAATAGHSLGEYSSLAAAGVLGVDAVLELVALRGRLMAEADPEGKGTMAAMLKISLADAESAVADVASATGEMIGIANYNTPGQYVASGTKAAIAALQEAVKARKGRALPLPVSGAFHSPLMKEAATEMAKALEKTSWSPAKFAVYPNVTGRATTDQRELKSLLLDQMTSSVRWIDTISSQYADGVRRFVECGPKGVLSKMVKPILDAQPSAPAPESYSVATVGNREQAEAF, from the coding sequence ATGCCGACACCGACCGCCATATTGTTCCCCGGCCAGGGTTCCCAGGAATCCGGCATGGGGCGTGACCTTGCCGAAGCGAGCCGCGAGGCCATGGATACCTGGAAACAGGCCGAACGCGCCAGCGGCCTCGAGCTGCGCGCCATATACTGGGAAGGCGAAGACGGCGCCATGGCCGACACCCGCGCCCTGCAACCCGCGCTGACCGTGGTCAACCTGAACCTCTGGCGCGTGTTGTCCGGAAAAATTACCCCTGCCGCGACCGCCGGGCACAGCCTGGGCGAATACAGCTCCCTGGCGGCGGCAGGCGTGCTCGGCGTTGACGCTGTGCTGGAACTGGTGGCCTTACGCGGCCGCCTGATGGCCGAAGCGGACCCCGAAGGCAAGGGAACCATGGCGGCCATGCTCAAAATTTCCCTGGCGGACGCGGAAAGCGCCGTGGCGGATGTTGCGTCCGCCACCGGCGAGATGATCGGCATCGCCAACTACAATACGCCCGGCCAGTACGTGGCGAGCGGCACCAAAGCCGCCATCGCGGCCCTGCAGGAAGCGGTGAAGGCCAGAAAGGGCCGGGCGCTGCCCCTGCCGGTTTCCGGCGCGTTCCACAGCCCGCTCATGAAAGAAGCCGCGACGGAAATGGCCAAGGCCCTGGAAAAAACCTCCTGGTCGCCCGCCAAATTCGCGGTGTATCCCAACGTGACGGGCAGGGCCACCACCGACCAGCGCGAGCTGAAATCCCTGCTCCTTGACCAGATGACCTCGTCCGTGCGCTGGATCGACACGATTTCCAGCCAGTACGCGGACGGCGTGCGGCGGTTCGTGGAGTGCGGCCCCAAGGGCGTATTGTCCAAGATGGTCAAGCCCATTCTGGACGCGCAGCCGTCCGCTCCCGCGCCGGAAAGCTACAGCGTTGCCACGGTCGGCAACCGGGAGCAGGCCGAAGCGTTTTAA